Proteins encoded by one window of Arachis ipaensis cultivar K30076 chromosome B04, Araip1.1, whole genome shotgun sequence:
- the LOC107635372 gene encoding uncharacterized protein LOC107635372: protein MWNFASNCIVGSVGQRNECARPSHATSECSDDETSIVSREEGLECPICWESFNIVENVPYVLWCGHTLCKNCILGLQWAVVKFPTLPIQLPLFISCPWCNLLSFRLVYRGNLRFPHKNYFLLWMVESMNGDRVKTHSTSYGDHHHHHHHPVFPNRDNFATGSQLNHGNTRRGQVLHPESLSSNRFHHNTGNYLSMERLHTSIRKSLVLFVHLTAKFPLIIVFLLIVLYAIPASAAILALYILITIVFALPSFLILYFAYPSLDWLIREIIT from the coding sequence ATGTGGAACTTTGCTTCGAATTGCATTGTTGGGAGTGTGGGTCAGAGAAACGAGTGTGCAAGGCCATCTCACGCTACTTCAGAATGTTCCGacgatgagacttctattgtgaGCAGAGAAGAAGGACTGGAATGTCCAATATGCTGGGAATCTTTTAACATTGTCGAAAATGTGCCTTATGTTTTGTGGTGCGGTCACACCCTATGTAAAAATTGCATCCTGGGACTGCAATGGGCTGTGGTTAAATTTCCAACACTTCCAATTCAGCTTCCACTTTTTATCTCCTGCCCATGGTGCAACCTTCTATCTTTCCGTTTAGTTTATCGGGGAAATCTGAGATTCCCTCACAAGAACTACTTTCTTCTTTGGATGGTTGAGAGTATGAATGGTGATAGAGTGAAGACCCATTCAACTTCATATggggatcatcatcatcatcatcatcatccagtGTTTCCAAATAGGGACAATTTTGCTACAGGAAGCCAATTAAACCATGGCAACACTAGGAGGGGACAAGTTCTCCATCCAGAGTCATTGAGTTCCAATCGGTTTCATCACAATACTGGTAACTACCTCAGTATGGAAAGACTGCATACATCTATTCGCAAGTCCCTGGTTTTATTTGTTCACTTGACAGCAAAGTTCCCCTTGATCATCGTATTTCTTTTGATTGTCTTATATGCAATACCGGCCAGTGCAGCCATTTTGGCTCTGTATATACTTATTACCATTGTGTTTGCTCTCCCATCATTTCTCATCTTGTACTTTGCATATCCTAGTTTGGATTGGCTTATCAGGGAAATTATCACTTGA
- the LOC107637321 gene encoding uncharacterized protein LOC107637321, with product MTIPEAPPVFDKIYICLDACKRGFKEGCRSLLHLDGCFLKTYYMGWLLAAVPQDTNNQFYVVAYGVVRAETKDAWKWFLTNLQADIGDDANHGWNFISDQQKGLLPALKEVMPKARHRNCVMHMWKNFVNRFKDLYIREVVWECARCTTVAEFKDCMERLKAVNQGLGNTSPSLSQRHGSRLISRMGLRCYLMRRMVNHKRVLENHPGKLAPVQQKRMERLLTLGTKWTAEWVGDNERKMFEVSRKGSKVDVDLIKYTCSCNRWQLIGMPCTHALAAIVKRRDKTEDYVHPWLCMESIRRTYSHCIKPVPSAEFWPRTEYSQPEPPIIKRPIGRPKVHNR from the exons ATGACAATCCCAGAAGCTCCCCCTGTTTTCGACAAAATATACATATGCTTAGATGCCTGTAAGCGAGGGTTCAAAGAAGGGTGTAGGTCTTTGCTGCACCTGGATGGATGCTTTCTCAAGACATACTACATGGGGTGGCTTCTAGCAGCAGTTCCCCAAGACACAAACAACCAATTTTATGTTGTTGCATATGGGGTTGTGAGGGCTGAGACGAAGGATGCCTGGAAATGGTTCTTGACTAACCTTCAGGCAGACATAGGAGACGATGCAAATCATGGCTGGAACTTCATTTCAGATCAACAAAAG GGTTTACTCCCTGCCTTAAAGGAAGTCATGCCAAAAGCCAGGCACAGGAACTGCGTGATGCACATGTGGAAGAACTTCGTTAATAGGTTCAAAGATTTATACATAAGAGAGGTTGTCTGGGAGTGTGCCAGATGCACAACAGTTGCAGAGTTCAAAGACTGTATGGAAAGGCTGAAGGCAGTGAATCAGGGGCTTGGGAATACCTCTCCAAGTTTGAGCCAGAGACATGGGTCAAGGCTTATTTCTCGCATGGGCCTAAG GTGTTACCTGATGAGGAGGATGGTAAATCACAAGCGAGTCTTGGAAAATCACCCTGGTAAACTAGCACCAGTACAACAAAAACGGATGGAAAGACTACTTACTCTTGGGACAAAGTGGACAGCAGAGTGGGTTGGagataatgaaagaaaaatgttCGAAGTGAGCCGCAAAGGAAGCAAGGTAGATGTGGACCTCATTAAGTACACCTGCTCCTGCAATCGATGGCAACTTATCG GGATGCCATGCACACATGCACTTGCTGCTATTGTGAAGAGGCGTGACAAGACAGAAGACTATGTGCACCCCTGGTTGTGTATGGAATCAATCAGGAGGACATATTCACACTGCATCAAACCAGTCCCCAGTGCAGAATTCTGGCCTCGTACTGAGTACTCACAACCAGAACCCCCCATCATCAAGAGACCTATTGGACGGCCAAAAGTTCACAACAGATAG
- the LOC107635375 gene encoding EID1-like F-box protein 2, whose amino-acid sequence MILNKQYRCIHSASCQCTKGHISEDVIFLLFHNLNWNPKLIATFSCVCKWFDDLAKRVLWKEFCRTRAPRMIRDLQSGVSHIVDGNWRALGKLLIYCTGCTHGTLFGQIGIPGHFVYQTRFSRTSGKSFLLRRCRTDVLYVSYPCEHPDQGEDKNIGFFRGVFKSFGTSKVRKMLINKAAELHPTQVCIYCKAKLWNMRQARMIPQSASSWLGSYEDGVEYYVCLNGHMLGTCTLLPLSDSEEVSSSEEE is encoded by the coding sequence ATGATCCTCAATAAGCAGTACCGATGCATACACTCGGCTAGCTGCCAATGCACTAAAGGGCATATAAGTGAAGATGTGATATTCTTATTGTTTCATAATTTGAATTGGAATCCCAAGCTAATTGCAACTTTTTCATGTGTGTGCAAATGGTTTGATGATCTTGCCAAGAGAGTTCTATGGAAAGAGTTTTGTCGAACGAGGGCTCCAAGGATGATCCGTGATCTGCAATCCGGTGTGAGCCACATTGTTGATGGGAATTGGAGGGCCCTAGGAAAGCTGCTTATATACTGTACAGGATGCACACATGGTACCTTGTTCGGTCAAATTGGTATCCCCGGTCACTTTGTTTATCAGACTCGGTTTTCTAGAACTTCAGGGAAGAGCTTTCTTTTGCGACGATGCAGAACCGATGTTCTGTATGTGTCCTATCCTTGTGAGCATCCAGACCAAGGTGAAGATAAAAATATAGGATTTTTCCGTGGCGTGTTTAAGTCGTTCGGAACTTCCAAGGTCAGAAAGATGCTTATTAACAAGGCTGCAGAACTCCATCCTACACAAGTTTGCATTTATTGCAAGGCGAAGTTGTGGAACATGCGGCAGGCCAGAATGATCCCTCAAAGTGCTAGTTCCTGGTTGGGTTCCTATGAAGATGGTGTTGAGTATTATGTGTGCCTCAACGGCCACATGCTTGGGACATGCACCTTGTTACCATTGTCTGATTCAGAAGAGgtatcctcatcagaggaggaaTAG
- the LOC107635373 gene encoding biorientation of chromosomes in cell division protein 1-like 1: MAPSNIDIAMITEIPMSGRGEFRRHSTGKLSAGIGEQKALPHYLRSSTGSCHDHCKFGKNEETEAKKRPSIPKSGERKIIRRNSEEVIGGVTIFVDKRRASLDSKAMQKISVFKNTESVKSMVQNSHTSDSQKQIGNEVPMNRNRTSLAKKMREGTSSREISKKEETPLISTAKIIGTSSKKPSSKDIELSDKHVIFVNANAEATRKTVSKNSSMDFGGSKSREIKIEKKREVISAVASPSRVSLPSLKASLKRIPSINARKHKSLKIASNLKNQTKPRKENPEPQHNEVEEKTLYILEVENESQTLQSDHQNESPDTESSLSNSPLTQSSSEERGIETEKATTEFGEDTSSGSNGIACMENVNNNNTLEAEENDKPRKDEISCSKEEEGQVLRKVEIFSRQMVETQTEKRHNPRKLKFKRGSMLWNNAKGEATQGVVLRNNLKGKKYGEALMNNVIEETANKLVEIQRSKVKALVGAFESIISQQNSKSPLENTLAQ, encoded by the coding sequence ATGGCTCCCTCGAACATCGATATAGCAATGATTACAGAAATACCCATGTCCGGTCGGGGTGAATTCAGAAGGCACTCCACCGGAAAATTAAGTGCTGGAATTGGTGAACAAAAAGCTCTTCCTCATTATCTAAGATCTTCCACTGGCTCCTGTCATGATCATTGTAAATTTGGGAAGAATGAGGAAACTGAAGCAAAGAAGAGACCTTCTATTCCTAAAAGCGGCGAAAGAAAAATTATTCGGCGAAATTCGGAAGAGGTGATCGGAGGGGTAACTATCTTTGTTGACAAGCGTAGAGCATCGCTTGATTCAAAAGCAATGCAAAAGATATCAGTGTTCAAGAACACCGAATCAGTTAAATCTATGGTCCAAAATTCTCATACTTCAGACAGTCAAAAACAAATTGGGAATGAAGTTCCAATGAACAGGAACAGAACATCATTGGCCAAGAAAATGAGGGAAGGAACTTCTTCAAGAGAAATTTCCAAGAAGGAGGAGACTCCACTGATTTCAACGGCGAAAATAATTGGAACTTCATCAAAGAAGCCTTCTTCAAAAGATATTGAGTTGTCTGACAAGCATGTGATTTTTGTGAATGCAAACGCGGAGGCAACGAGGAAAACGGTTTCTAAGAACTCCTCAATGGACTTTGGTGGCAGTAAGAGTAGGGAGATTAAGATCGAAAAGAAGAGGGAAGTCATTTCCGCAGTAGCTTCACCTTCAAGAGTTTCTTTGCCATCATTGAAAGCTTCTCTCAAGAGAATTCCAAGTATTAATGCAAGGAAGCACAAAAGCCTGAAAATTGCCTCTAATCTCAAGAACCAAACCAAGCCTAGAAAAGAAAATCCTGAACCACAACACAATGAGGTTGAGGAAAAGACATTGTATATTCTCGAGGTTGAAAACGAAAGCCAAACTTTGCAATCCGATCATCAAAATGAAAGCCCGGATACCGAATCATCCCTCTCCAATTCACCGCTCACTCAATCCTCATCCGAAGAACGCGGAATCGAAACTGAAAAAGCAACCACTGAGTTTGGGGAGGATACTTCTTCAGGAAGCAATGGAATTGCATGCATGGAAAATGTGAACAATAATAATACTTTGGAAGCTGAGGAGAATGACAAGCCTAGAAAAGATGAAATTTCATGCTCTAAAGAGGAGGAGGGCCAAGTGTTAAGAAAAGTTGAGATCTTTAGCAGGCAAATGGTTGAAACTCAAACTGAGAAAAGACACAATCCAAGGAAGCTAAAGTTCAAGAGAGGAAGTATGTTGTGGAATAATGCTAAGGGTGAAGCTACACAAGGTGTTGTTTTGAGGAATAATTTGAAGGGAAAGAAATATGGGGAGGCATTGATGAACAATGTGATTGAGGAAACTGCAAATAAACTTGTTGAGATCCAGAGAAGCAAGGTTAAGGCATTGGTTGGTGCCTTTGAATCTATAATATCTCAACAGAACAGCAAGAGCCCTTTGGAAAACACCCTAGCACAATAG